The Paramormyrops kingsleyae isolate MSU_618 chromosome 11, PKINGS_0.4, whole genome shotgun sequence genome includes a window with the following:
- the ckap5 gene encoding cytoskeleton-associated protein 5 isoform X4, with protein MGDDSEWMKLPIDQRCEHKVWKARLNGYEEALKLFQRIEDEKSPEWSKYLGLIKKLVTDSNAVVQLKGLEAALAYVENAHVAGKTTGDVVSGVVSKVFNQPKARAKELGMDICLMYIEIEKADMVQEELVKGLDNKNPKIVVACIETIRKALCEFGSKIITLKPIVKILPKLFESREKAVRDEAKLVAVETYKWIRDAIRPPLQHINSVQLKELEEEWVKLPATAPKQTRFLRSQQDLRAKFEMQQAAGGDDVDGDDDDEGCAPQVDPYELLEAVEILSKLPKDFYEKIEAKKWQERKEALEAVEALTKNPKLENGDYGDLVRALKKVIGKDANVMLVTLAAKCLAGLAAGLRKKFGTYAGHVVPTILEKFKEKKPQVVQALQEAIDAVFLTTTLQNLSEDILAVMDNKNPSIKQQASLFLARSFCHCTPSSLPKSLLKPFCAAFLKQVNDSAPEVRDAAFEALGTAMKVLGEKAINPFLTDLDKLKLDKIKECSDKIELAGGKKGGGAEKEKPAPKAQPPPEAPAKPSAPPKKGPVAKPAGPPKKGKPVAAMNGKGKKAVDSKDIVEAELSPEVCEDMSAAVLPASCMQLLDSANWKERLASMEEFQKAVEQMDKNEMPCQALVRMLAKKPGWKETNFQVMQMKLHVVGLIAQKGTFSKTSAFTVLDGLVDKVGDVKCGGKAKEALTAIGEACCLPWTAEQVVSMAFAQKNPKNQAEALNWLANAMKEFGFAGINVKAFISNVKTALAATNPAVRTAAIALLGVMYLYMGAPLRMFFEDEKPALLAQIDAEFEKIQGQSPPAPIRGFSKKGVEDEREEAEEQDDEGGHDVMDLLPRADISDKITSEMVSKIGDRNWKTRKEGLDELAAVISEAKFIQPNVGELPMVLKGRLNDSNKILVLQTLTILQQIATSMGPALKQHVKNLGIPVITVLGDSKSNVRAAALTTLNAWVEQTGMKEWLEGEDLSEELKKENPFLRQEVLAWLAEKLPTLRSVSPDLMFCVPNLYACLEDRNGDVRKKAQDALPTFMMHLGYEKMLKATGKLKPASKDQVVGMLEKARAVMPAKPAAPAKAASSKTAACPPAAKPLSAPSKSQSVSEDSGVFEPKSDTKKTKPGGTAAKGKVLGGKKAPAKTTAKDEDDKSGPIFIIIPNGKEQRIKEEKGLKVLKWNFMTPRDEYVEQLKNQMSTCVAKWLQDELFHFDFQRHVKAIGTMIEHLEEERDATISCLDIILKWFTLRFFDTNTSVLMKALEYLKLLFSMLSRENYHLNEFEASSFIPYLIVKVGESKDVVRKDVRAILTMLCKVYPASKVFTFLMDGTKSKNSKQRAECLEELGCLIESYGMNVCQPTPAKSLKEIAVHIGDRDTSVRNAALNTVVTVYNVCGDQVFKLIGNLSEKDMSMLEERIKRSAKKAPAAPARQAEERVQRAPPGNPNASMARKPAPDEAPNKLKIMYRTYRIQARAQNALAEQSSPAITREFQLDLDMIENDHTRVSELPDLVQHKLDELLEPVMIPEPKIRAVSPHFDDLRNSTASTINFVISQVASGDINTSIQALAQIDEVLRQKDKAEAMSGHIDQFLIATFMQLRLIYNTHMADDRLDKKEIFKLYSCIIGNMLSLFSMESLAREASMGVLKDLMHGLITLMLDARVEDIEDGQQLIRSVNLLVVRVLEKSDQTNILSALLVLLQDSLISAAGSPKFSELVMKCLWRMIRFLPETICSINLDRILLDVHNFMKVFPKEKLKQLKSDVPHRTLKTLLHTLCRLTGAKILDHLSMIENKNESELESHLRRVVKHSSGLSGFKSDRGTEKGSIRPDEKMSKAKVSDILSEIFKKIGSKENTKEGLTELYEYKQRYSDADLEPFLRNTSQFFQSYVERGLRIIESEREGKSRSQSSNPVIPPRGTDNVSDSSSVSLNSNGEELKPAVYYERLKILRQRHGLENNTKQQQQEEEDRPPLTSLLSKPSVASSTDMLHSKLSHLKESREQYHQEQSHSHSHSPSRSSTPATNLDDLKKRLERIKSNRQ; from the exons ATGGGAGATGACAGTGAATGGATGAAGTTGCCCATTGATCAGAGATGTGAACACAAG GTATGGAAAGCCAGGTTAAATGGGTATGAGGAGGCCCTGAAGCTGTTCCAGAGGATAGAGGATGAGAAGAGTCCTGAATGGAGCAAATATCTTGGACTGATAAAGAAGCTTGTGACAGACTCAAATGCTGTGGTACAATTGAAGGGCCTGGAAGCTGCACTTGCTTATGTTGAAAATGCTCATGTTGCTGGAAA GACAACTGGTGATGTGGTCTCTGGAGTGGTCAGTAAAGTCTTCAATCAGCCAAAGGCTCGAGCCAAAGAGCTGGGAATGGATATCTGCCTAATGTACATAGAGATAGAGAAGGCAGATATGGTCCAGGAGGAGTTGGTCAAAGGGCTGGATAATAAAAACCCCAAGATTGTTGTAGCATGCATTGAAACCATACGGAAAGCACTTTG TGAATTTGGTTCCAAGATTATTACACTTAAGCCAATAGTCAAGATATTGCCAAAACTGTTTGAGTCTCGAGAAAAGGCTGTTCGGGACGAGGCCAAATTGGTAGCTGTGGAGACGTATAAGTGGATTCGTGATGCTATCCGGCCACCCCTTCAGCACATCAATTCTGTGCAG TTGAAGGAGTTGGAGGAGGAGTGGGTGAAGCTGCCAGCTACGGCTCCCAAACAGACCCGTTTCCTGCGCTCACAGCAAGACCTGAGAGCAAAGTTTGAAATGCAGCAGGCAGCTGGTGGAGATGATGTTGATG gtgatgatgatgatgaaggctGTGCCCCTCAGGTAGACCCGTATGAACTTCTGGAAGCTGTGGAAATTCTTTCTAAACTACCCAAGGATTTCTATGAGAAAATT GAGGCAAAGAAATGGCAGGAGCGGAAAGAGGCTTTGGAAGCTGTGGAAGCCTTGACAAAAAATCCCAAATTAGAAAATGGGGATTATGGGGACCTGGTCAGAGCACTTAAAAAG GTTATTGGCAAAGATGCTAATGTGATGCTGGTGACGTTAGCGGCTAAATGCCTGGCGGGACTGGCTGCTGGTCTTAGGAAGAAGTTTGGGACGTATGCTGGCCAT GTGGTGCCAACTATTTTGGAGAAGTTTAAAGAGAAAAAGCCGCAAGTAGTTCAGGCCTTACAAGAGGCTATCGATGCAGTCTTCCTAACG ACAACTCTTCAGAATCTCAGTGAAGATATACTGGCTGTGATGGACAACAAGAATCCCTCCATTAAACAACAGGCTTCGCTGTTCTTGGCAAGAAGCTTTTGCCATTGCACTCCCTCCTCATTGCCAAAAAGTCTCCTTAAACCATTTTGTGCAGCGTTTCTGAAG CAAGTGAATGACTCTGCACCAGAAGTGAGAGATGCTGCATTTGAAGCTCTGGGCACAGCCATGAAGGTATTAGGAGAGAAGGCAATTAATCCATTCCTGACTGATCTGGATAAACTAAAGCTTGACAAg ataaAAGAATGTTCTGACAAAATTGAGCTGGCAGGTGGGAAGAAAGGAGGTGGTGCAGAGAAAGAGAAACCAGCTCCAAAGGCACAGCCCCCCCCAGAGGCTCCGGCAAAGCCTTCCGCACCCCCAAAGAAGGGCCCTGTAGCTAAG CCCGCTGGACCACCCAAGAAGGGGAAACCTGTAGCGGCCATGAATGGTAAAGGGAAGAAGGCTGTAGACTCTAAGGACATAGTAGAGGCGGAACTCTCT CCTGAGGTATGTGAGGATATGTCTGCAGCTGTACTCCCTGCTTCCTGCATGCAGCTGTTAGACAGTGCTAACTGGAAGGAACGGCTGGCCAGCATGGAGGAATTCCAAAAG GCTGTGGAACAGATGGACAAAAACGAGATGCCTTGCCAGGCTCTTGTCCGCATGCTGGCCAAGAAACCAGGCTGGAAGGAGACCAACTTTCAG GTGATGCAGATGAAGCTTCACGTTGTGGGCCTTATCGCACAGAAGGGCACATTCTCAAAGACCTCTGCCTTCACGGTCTTGGATGGGCTAGTAGATAAGGTGGGCGATGTCAAGTGTGGGGGGAAAGCCAAGGAAGCCCTGACAGCCATTGGGGAGGCTTGCTGTCTTCCCTGGACTGCTGAACAG gttGTGTCAATGGCCTTTGCGCAAAAGAATCCTAAAAACCAAGCAGAAGCACTAAATTGGCTTGCAAATGCAATGAAAGAATTTGGATTTGCTGG AATCAATGTGAAAGCATTTATTAGTAATGTCAAGACCGCTTTGGCTGCCACCAATCCT GCTGTAAGAACAGCTGCAATTGCCCTGCTAGGAGTGATGTACTTGTACATGGGCGCTCCTCTGCGTATGTTCTTTGAGGATGAAAAGCCAGCCTTGTTAGCCCAAATTGATGCCGAATTCGAGAAG ATACAGGGCCAATCACCACCAGCCCCCATCAGGGGCTTCTCAAAGAAGGGAGTCGAGGATGAGAGAGAGGAGGCTGAGGAGCAGGACGACGAAGGAGGCCACGATGTCATGGACCTCCTTCCCCGGGCTGATATCAG TGACAAGATAACATCTGAAATGGTTTCAAAGATTGGAGACAGAAACTGGAAAACCCGAAAGGAAGGCCTGGATGAACTGGCTGCAGTCATTTCTGAGGCCAAATTTATTCAACCAAATGTGGGCGAACTTCCTATGGTGTTGAAGGGGCGTCTGAATGACTCCAATAAGATTTTG GTCCTACAGACACTAACCATCCTACAGCAGATTGCTACGTCGATGGGCCCGGCGTTGAAGCAGCACGTGAAGAACCTGGGAATTCCTGTCATCACAGTGTTGGGGGATAGCAAG AGCAATGTGCGTGCAGCTGCGTTGACCACACTGAATGCTTGGGTGGAGCAGACTGGCATGAAGGAGTGGCTGGAAGGGGAAGACCTCTCTGAGGAACTCAAGAAAGAGAACCCCTTCCTCCGACAAGAG GTCCTGGCTTGGCTGGCTGAGAAGCTTCCAACCCTGCGCTCTGTGTCTCCAGACCTGATGTTCTGTGTGCCCaacttgtatgcatgcctggaAGATCGCAATGGGGATGTCCGCAAGAAGGCACAGGATGCCCTGCCCACCTTCATGATGCACTTGGGCTATGAGAAGATGCTCAAAGCCACTGGAAAACTCAAG CCAGCCTCCAAGGATCAGGTAGTAGGAATGCTGGAGAAGGCTCGTGCTGTCATGCCGGCCAAACCAGCAGCTCCTGCCAAAGCAGCATCTTCCAAGACTGCAGCCTGCCCTCCTGCTGCAAAGCCACTCTCAG CTCCATCTAAGTCTCAATCTGTAAGTGAAGATTCTGGGGTTTTTGAACCCAAATCTGACACCAAGAAGACTAAGCCTGGTGGAACTGCTGCTAAAGGAAAG GTCCTGGGTGGGAAAAAAGCGCCAGCTAAGACCACTGCTAAAGATGAAGATGACAAATCTGGTCCTATCTTCATCATCATCCCTAATGGAAAGGAGCAGAGGATAAAGGAGGAAAAGGGTCTGAAG GTCCTGAAATGGAACTTCATGACACCCCGGGATGAATATGTGGAGCAGCTAAAGAATCAGATGTCTACCTGTGTGGCAAAGTGGCTGCAGGACGAACTCTTCCACTTCGACTTCCAGCGCCATGTCAAAGCCATTGGTACCATGATCGAG CACTTGGAGGAAGAGAGGGATGCTACCATCAGCTGCCTGGACATCATCCTGAAGTGGTTCACTCTGCGTTTCTTTGACACCAACACCAGTGTACTGATGAAAGCCCTGGAGTACCTGAAACTGCTGTTTTCAATGCTTAGCCGGGAGAATTACCATCTCAATGAGTTTGAGGCTTCCTCTTTTATCCCTTACCTTATCGTTAAA GTCGGTGAATCAAAAGACGTTGTCCGCAAAGACGTACGTGCCATTCTCACGATGTTGTGCAAGGTCTACCCTGCCAGTAAAGTCTTTACATTCCTTATGGATGGGACCAAGTCAAAGAACTCAAAACAGCGAGCAG aatgttTGGAAGAACTCGGTTGCCTGATCGAATCTTATGGAATGAATGTTTGCCAGCCAACACCTGCAAAATCCCTCAAAGAAATAGCAGTTCATATTGGGGACAGGGACACGTCGGTGCGCAATGCAGCTCTCAACACTGTTGTAACGGTATACAATGTCTGCGGGGACCAGGTCTTCAAACTAATTGGCAAT CTTTCAGAGAAGGACATGAGCATGTTGGAGGAGAGGATCAAGCGCTCTGCCAAGAAGgctccagctgctccagctcgcCAGGCGGAAGAGCGAGTCCAGAGGGCACCGCCAGGGAATCCTAATGCCAGCATGGCCCGAAAGCCGGCTCCAGATGAAGCGCCCAACAAACTGAA AATTATGTATCGCACTTACAGGAT TCAGGCACGTGCCCAGAACGCTCTTGCTGAACAGTCCTCCCCTGCCATCACGAGAGAGTTCCAGCTGGACCTGGACATGATCGAGAACGACCACACCAGAGTGAGCGAGCTGCCTGACCTAGTGCAGCATAAGCTGGATGAGCTGCTTGAGCCTGTCATGATCCCAGAGCCCAA gATTCGTGCAGTGTCTCCTCACTTTGATGACCTGCGTAATAGCACTGCTTCTACCATCAACTTTGTCATCTCACAAGTGGCTAGTGGGGACATAAATACTAGCATCCAGGCTCTTGCACAG ATTGATGAAGTGCTGCGGCAGAAAGACAAAGCAGAGGCCATGTCGGGCCACATCGACCAGTTCCTGATTGCAACCTTTATGCAGCTTCGACTCATCTACAATACACACATGGCTGATGATCGGCTAGACAAGAAGGAAATCTTCAAGCTGTACAGCTGCATAATAGGCAACATGCTCTCA CTGTTCTCTATGGAGAGCTTGGCACGAGAGGCCTCTATGGGCGTGCTGAAGGATCTGATGCATGGACTTATCACACTGATGCTGGATGCCCGGGTAGAGGACATTGAGGATGGCCAGCAACTCATCCGCTCTGTGAACCTGCTAGTAGTCCGTGTTCTGGAGAAGTCTGACCAGACTAACATTTTGAG TGCTCTCCTTGTGCTGTTGCAAGACAGTCTTATTTCTGCAGCAGGCTCTCCAAAGTTCTCTGAACTGGTCATGAAG tgTTTGTGGAGAATGATACGGTTCCTCCCAGAGACCATATGCAGCATCAACCTGGATCGGATCCTGCTGGATGTCCATAACTTCATGAAGGTGTTCCCCAAGGAAAAGCTTAAGCAGTTGAAGAGCGACGTACCTCACAGGACCCTGAAAACATTGCTGCACACTCTGTGTCGGCTCACTGGTGCCAAG ATCCTGGATCATTTGTCCATGATTGAGAATAAGAATGAGTCTGAGCTGGAGTCACACCTGAGGCGAGTGGTGAAGCACTCAAGCGGCCTCTCTGGCTTCAAGTCCGATAGAGGAACTGAGAAAGGAAGCATCCGGCCG GATGAGAAGATGTCTAAAGCAAAAGTGAGTGATATCCTGTCTGAGATCTTCAAAAAGATTGGGTCCAAGGAAAACACCAAGGAG GGACTCACTGAACTTTATGAATACAAGCAGAGGTACTCTGATGCAGACCTTGAACCTTTCCTCCGGAACACGTCCCAGTTTTTCCAGAGCTATGTGGAGCGAGGCCTGCGTATAATTGAATCTGAGCGTGAGGGCAAATCCAGAAGCCAGTCTTCAAACCCTG TTATCCCCCCACGTGGTACAGATAACGTGTCGGATTCCAGCTCCGTATCCCTCAATAGCAATGGGGAGGAGCTAAAGCCTGCTGTGTACTACGAGAGGTTGAAAATATTAAGGCAACGTCATGGACTGGAAAACAACACAAAG cagcagcagcaggaggaggaggacaggcCACCGCTAACATCCTTGCTGTCCAAGCCATCAGTGGCTTCCTCCACAGACATGCTGCACAGCAAGCTGTCCCACCTTAAGGAGTCTCGCGAGCAGTACCACCAGGAGCAGTCGCACTCGCACTCACACAGCCCCTCGCGCTCCTCCACCCCTGCCACCAATCTCGACGACCTCAAGAAGAGGCTGGAGAGAATAAAGAGCAACCGCCAGTAG